A single genomic interval of Trichosurus vulpecula isolate mTriVul1 chromosome 6, mTriVul1.pri, whole genome shotgun sequence harbors:
- the LOC118854165 gene encoding histone H3.3A-like, translated as MARTKQTARKSTGGKAPRKQLATKAARKSAPSTGGVKKPHRYRPGTVALCEIRRYQKSTELLIRKLPFQRLVREIAQDFKTDLRFQSAAIGALQEASEAYLVGLFEDTNLCAIHAKRVTIMPKDIQLARRIRGERA; from the coding sequence ATGGCTCGTACCAAGCAAACTGCCCGTAAATCCACCGGTGGTAAAGCCCCCAGGAAGCAGCTCGCTACAAAAGCCGCTCGCAAGAGTGCGCCCTCTACTGGAGGGGTCAAGAAACCTCATCGCTACAGGCCAGGTACTGTGGCTCTCTGTGAAATCAGACGTTACCAGAAGTCCACCGAACTTCTGATTCGTAAACTTCCCTTCCAGCGTCTGGTGCGTGAAATTGCTCAGGACTTCAAAACAGATCTGCGCTTCCAGAGTGCAGCAATTGGTGCTTTGCAGGAGGCAAGTGAAGCCTATCTGGTTGGCCTGTTTGAGGACACCAACCTATGTGCTATCCACGCCAAACGTGTCACAATCATGCCAAAAGATATCCAGCTAGCACGCCGCATACGTGGAGAACGTGCTTAA